The Streptomyces sp. NBC_01255 genome window below encodes:
- a CDS encoding DUF1996 domain-containing protein: MRSSPKRLPALLLGTALVAGVLGIGTIASAADTDNSTPPAAVAANAHSGHIMAASTQASGDDADGDGYIPAVPQVTDVTPSTATPPPAYHHEFQAGCAVTHTAPDDPIVYPGQFGKSHDHTFMGNTSTNAASTTGSLYGGTTTCKAPADASAYWMPSLYKGDQKILPVGPQVIYYKAGVTDYRSVRPFPKGLRFVVGNPMQSAEEFRAHKGFVEGWECGDSFFNTDIPASCPSRPDVQLNLRMQAPSCWNGLYLDTPDHKSHMAYPVVKPGTNDNMCPASHPVALPMIEFKMAWPVNGDMSQVRLASGRGYSFHYDFFNAWEERTLKAMVDHCIVGGLQCDTRGFDLYRPERGTVLNADHRLP; this comes from the coding sequence ATGAGATCGAGTCCGAAGCGGCTCCCCGCACTCCTCCTCGGCACGGCCCTCGTCGCCGGCGTCCTCGGCATCGGCACCATCGCCTCCGCCGCGGACACGGACAACAGCACCCCGCCCGCCGCCGTCGCGGCCAACGCCCACAGCGGACACATCATGGCCGCCTCCACCCAGGCCTCGGGCGACGACGCCGACGGAGACGGCTACATCCCGGCCGTACCCCAGGTCACCGATGTGACACCGTCCACAGCCACCCCGCCCCCGGCCTACCACCACGAGTTCCAGGCCGGCTGCGCCGTCACCCACACCGCGCCGGACGACCCGATCGTCTACCCGGGCCAGTTCGGCAAGTCCCACGACCACACGTTCATGGGCAACACCTCCACCAACGCCGCCAGCACCACCGGCTCGCTCTACGGAGGCACCACCACCTGCAAGGCGCCCGCGGACGCCTCCGCGTACTGGATGCCCTCGCTGTACAAGGGTGACCAGAAGATCCTGCCCGTCGGCCCGCAGGTCATCTACTACAAGGCGGGCGTCACCGACTACCGGAGCGTGCGGCCCTTCCCCAAGGGGCTGCGGTTCGTCGTCGGCAACCCGATGCAGAGCGCCGAGGAGTTCCGGGCTCACAAGGGCTTCGTCGAGGGCTGGGAATGCGGTGACAGCTTCTTCAACACCGACATCCCGGCGAGCTGTCCGAGCCGGCCCGACGTCCAGCTCAACCTGCGCATGCAGGCCCCCAGTTGCTGGAACGGCCTGTACCTCGACACCCCCGACCACAAGAGCCACATGGCCTACCCGGTGGTCAAGCCCGGAACCAACGACAACATGTGCCCGGCCTCCCACCCGGTCGCCCTGCCGATGATCGAGTTCAAGATGGCATGGCCGGTCAACGGCGACATGTCCCAGGTCCGCCTGGCCAGCGGCCGCGGCTACTCCTTCCACTACGACTTCTTCAACGCGTGGGAGGAGCGCACCCTCAAGGCCATGGTCGACCACTGCATCGTCGGCGGCCTGCAGTGCGACACCCGAGGCTTCGACCTGTACCGCCCCGAACGCGGGACCGTGCTGAACGCGGACCACCGTCTGCCCTGA
- a CDS encoding GH1 family beta-glucosidase, with protein sequence MTSTAPSVTAQHDELIDLLPPHFRFGAATSAFQIEGAAAEDGRTPSIWDTFCRVPGAVDNGDTGDTACDHYHRMPEDVALLASLGLDTYRFSVSWPRVQPGGRGPANPAGIGFYDRLVDELLGHGITPWLTLYHWDLPQELQDAGGWPARDTAYRFADYAELVHERLGDRVTHWTTLNEPFCSAVLGHVEGIHAPGGRSLADGVRAVHHLHLAHGLAVQRLRAAACRPLDLAVTHLLGTSRPATDSPADREAARRADALGFRFYLDPILRGRYPQDLIDDLAAHGIEIPVQDGDLPIIAAPIDTLGVNYYRSMRTSGTDENGATTDARGLPVTRNLPHGGLPVTGLGWEVMPHDLTELLLRVSRDYPGTPMVVTENGAAYEDHPDAHGFVDDTDRTAYLSAHLAAVARARTGGADVRGYFAWSLLDNFEWAYGYDKRFGLVRVDYPTQTRTPKRSALWLRDTARRIRRAE encoded by the coding sequence GTGACCTCCACCGCCCCGTCCGTCACCGCCCAGCACGACGAGCTCATCGATCTCCTGCCCCCGCACTTCCGCTTCGGCGCCGCCACCTCCGCCTTCCAGATCGAGGGCGCCGCCGCCGAGGACGGCCGGACGCCGTCCATCTGGGACACCTTCTGCCGAGTCCCCGGCGCCGTGGACAACGGCGACACCGGGGACACGGCGTGCGACCACTACCACCGCATGCCCGAGGACGTCGCCCTGCTCGCCTCGCTCGGCCTCGACACGTACCGCTTCTCCGTCTCCTGGCCCCGGGTCCAGCCCGGCGGCCGAGGCCCGGCCAACCCCGCCGGCATCGGCTTCTACGACCGCCTGGTCGACGAACTCCTCGGGCACGGGATCACCCCGTGGCTGACCCTCTACCACTGGGACCTGCCCCAGGAGCTCCAGGACGCCGGCGGCTGGCCCGCCCGGGACACCGCGTACCGCTTCGCCGACTACGCGGAACTCGTCCACGAGCGCCTCGGTGACCGCGTCACCCACTGGACCACGCTCAACGAGCCCTTCTGCTCGGCCGTCCTCGGCCACGTCGAAGGGATCCACGCACCGGGCGGCCGCTCCCTCGCCGACGGGGTACGGGCCGTCCACCACCTGCACCTGGCCCACGGCCTCGCGGTCCAGCGCCTGCGGGCCGCCGCCTGCCGCCCCCTCGACCTGGCCGTCACGCACCTCCTGGGCACCAGCCGGCCCGCCACCGACAGCCCCGCCGACCGCGAGGCCGCCCGCCGGGCCGACGCGCTCGGCTTCCGCTTCTATCTGGACCCGATCCTGCGCGGCCGGTACCCGCAGGACCTGATCGACGACCTCGCCGCGCACGGCATCGAGATCCCCGTCCAGGACGGGGACCTGCCGATCATCGCCGCCCCCATCGACACGCTCGGCGTCAACTACTACCGCTCCATGCGCACCTCCGGAACCGACGAGAACGGCGCCACCACCGACGCCCGGGGCCTGCCCGTCACCCGCAACCTTCCGCACGGCGGCCTCCCGGTCACCGGCCTCGGCTGGGAGGTCATGCCCCACGACCTCACCGAGCTGCTCCTGCGCGTCTCCCGCGACTACCCCGGCACCCCGATGGTCGTCACCGAGAACGGTGCCGCGTACGAGGACCACCCCGACGCCCATGGCTTCGTCGACGACACCGACCGCACGGCCTACCTCTCCGCCCACCTGGCCGCGGTCGCCCGGGCCCGCACCGGGGGAGCGGACGTCCGCGGCTACTTCGCCTGGTCGCTCCTGGACAACTTCGAATGGGCCTACGGCTACGACAAGCGCTTCGGCCTCGTCCGCGTCGACTACCCCACCCAGACCCGCACGCCCAAGCGCAGCGCCCTGTGGCTCCGTGACACCGCGCGGCGGATCCGCCGCGCGGAATGA